In Nocardioides bizhenqiangii, the DNA window AAGCGGCGGCCGTCTTCGACATCGCCGCACCCCTCTGGAACTTCTGGTTCGCGGGCTTCCTCCGCGAGGGGTACCGCTACCTGACGCGGGCGATCGACGTTGCCCGCGAGCCCACCCCGGCCCGCGCCCACGGGCTGTGGGCAGCCGCCTACCTGGCACTGATCGCCGGCGACCTCGGCCGGACGGGCACGATGCTGGCAGAGGCGTCCGACCTCGCCGAGCGGTTCGACGACGACCTGCTCCGGGCGCGCATCGCAGAGCTCCGCGGACACTCCGTTCTCTACCACGGAGACCTACCTGCTGCGATCGCGCTGCTCGAGGACGCCCGTGCCCGCTTCCGCGCGCTGGACGAACCGGTCGGCGAGTTCGACACCCTGGTCCTGCTGGCCGCGGCCACGTTCTTCTTGCAGGATCCACGCGACGGCGAGTTCAGCCAACAGGCGCTGGCGCTCACGGAGCAGCACGGTGCGTTGTCGTCGAAGGCGTACGCACTCTGGTGCGTCGGCATCGCGAGCTGGCGCGCGGGCGAGTATCGCCGGGCCGTCGACAACCTGCGGGAGTGCGTGCGGCTGTTCCAGCCCCTGAACGACCTGACCGGCATCGGGTTCGGCGTCCAGGCGCTGTCATGGTGCGCGGCGTCGACGTCTCCTGACGAGCGAGCAGCTCGACTTCTGGGAGCATCCCACGCGGTCTGGCGGATCAGCGGCGCGAAGATCGACGAGACCAGCCCCTACAGCCAGGTCGAGAAGGGGTCGCAGGAAGCGGTGGCCGCGGCCATCGGCGCGGCCGCCTTCGAGCGCGCGTTCGCGGACGGGGCGTCGTACTCGCTCGACGAGGCAATGTCGCTCGCAATGGGGGACGACGCCGGCGCAGAACCCCCGACGAGCGCCCTTTCCGGTCGGGGCGGAGCGGAGGCTCCCGGCGGACTCACCAGACGGGAACGGGAGGTCGCGGAGCTGCTCGCCGAGGGCCTGAGCAACAAGGAGATCGCGGCGCGACTGGTGATCTCCCAGCGCACCGTGGAGACCCACGTCGAGCACGTCCTCGGGAAGCTCGGCATCAGCTCCCGCGCCCAGGTCGCGAGCTGGGTCGCCGAGCACCTGTCGCGCTGACCCCCGAGGCGCGTCCGACGTACGTAGTGCCGGCATCTCCGTACCGATCCCCGTATCTGTCCGGATGCCCGGACCGGCTGGCGGCGCAAGGCTGGGCGCGACGCCGTTCCCCCACCCCCGAGGTCCCCCGATGTCTGCCGAGCCGATCGCCATCCCCAGCCACCGCGATCGGTCACGCGACTCCCGAAGGTGGTGGCGGAACGGCGTCGTCTACCAGGTCTACGTCCGCAGCTTCCAGGACTCCGACGGCGACGGCATCGGCGATCTCGACGGCCTCCGCTCCCGGCTTCCCTACCTGCGCAGCCTCGGCATCGACGGGATCTGGCTCAACCCGTTCTACCGGTCGCCCCAGCACGACCACGGCTACGACGTCAGCGACTACCAGGCGGTCCACTCCGAGTACGGCGACCTGGTCGCGTTCGACCGTCTGGTGCACGACGCGCACCGGCTCGACATCAAGGTCATCATCGACATCGTCCCCAACCACTGCTCGGTCGAGCACCCGTGGTTCACCGCCGCGGTGGCCGCCGGTCCGGACAGCCCCGAACGGGCCCGGTTCCACTTCGCCGACGGCCGCGGCGAGTACGGCGAGCTGCCGCCCAACAACTGGCGCTCCATCTTCGGCGGACCCGCGTGGCACCGGATCAGCGAACCCGACGGCTCGCCGGGCCAGTGGTACCTCCACGCATTCGCCCCGGAGCAGGCCGACTTCAACTGGGCGAACCCCGACGTCGCCGAGCACTTCGAGGACGTGCTCCGGTTCTGGCTCGACCGCGGCGTGGACGGGTTGCGCATCGACGTCGCACACGGGCTGCACAAGCTCGAGGGACTGCCCGACCACCCGTTCGCCATCGACGACGAGCTGACCGGCGACCCGATCAACCCGCACGCCTGGAACCAACCCGAGGTCCACGACGTGTGGCGCCGCTGGCGGGCGCTCGCCGACGAGTACACCGAGGAGACCGGATGCGAGCGGGTGCTGGTGGGCGAGGTCGGCCTGCTCGACACCGCCGAGCTCGCCGCGTACCAACGCCCCGACGAGCTCCACCAGTGCTTCTTCTTCGAGTTCCTACGGGCTCCGTGGGACGCGCAGGCGCTCTCCGAGGTCATCGAGCGCGGCCTCGACACGGTCGCCGCATGGGACTCCCCCGTCGCGTGGGTGCTGAACAACCACGACATGCCGAGATCCGTCACCCGCTACGGCGGAGGATCCCCTGGAGTCGCCCCAGGCGACATCGACCTGGGATCCAGGCGGGCCCGAGCGGCCGCCCTGCTCATGCTCGCACTGCCGGGCTCCGCGTACCTCTACCAGGGCGAGGAGCTCGGTCTGCCCGAGGTCACCGACCTCCCGGACCACGTGTTGACCGACCCGATGTTCCACCGCACCAACGGCGCGCGCCGGGGGCGCGACGGCTGCCGCGTCCCCCTGCCCTGGGCGGCCGGACAGGACTCCTTCGGGTTCTCCCCCGTCGGCGCGCACGCCGCCACGTGGCTGCCCCAGCCCGACTGGTTCGCCCACCATTCCGTCGACCGGCAGCTCGAGTCCGGCGAGTCCATGCTCCTGTTCTACCGTCAGGCCATCGCCCTTCGACGACGCGTTCCCGCCCTGTCCTCGGACCGGTTCCGGTGGCTGTCGACCGAGCCCGGCGTGCTCGCGTTCACGCGTGGCGACGGCGTCGCCTGCATCGTCAACTGCTCCGCTCGTCCGGTCTGCGCGCCCGTCGGCTCACAGCTCCTGATCGGCAGCGATCCCGAGGTGGGGGAGAAGTTGCCCCCGCACACGGCCGGGTGGTTCGTGCTCGAGGTGACCCGATGAGCAACCACCCGCGTCCGGTCCTGCTCGGCTACATCCGGGCGGACCGCCTGTCGAACGGCACCGGGATCCAGCGGGCGGAGGCCGAGCTCGCCACCTTCGCGCACCGCGAGCAGTTCAGCCTCGGGACCGTCTACGTGGAGCAGGGCAGCCCCGCCGGAGTCTTCCACGCGCTGATGGACGAGCTGGCCCGCGACGAGGCCGCGTGGGGTCTCGTCGTCCCCGACCTCCGCCACCTCACCGTCGTCGAGCACCTGGTCCTGAGGAGGAACGACGACGGGCGGACGCCGGTCGTCGTCGCGAGCCACCTCGCCGCGGCTGGTCACGGGAGCCATCCGGTCCCGGACCACGGTCTGCAGACCAACCGGGGGTCGTCGTCATGATGTGGCACTCGGTCACCGTCTCGTCCGACGAGCTGAACATGCTCGTTGTCGCCATCGCATGGGGAGGCGGCACCATCACGAGCAGCGCCCCGTGCCCGGACGGCGTCCGGGTCACCTACGTGACCGACCAGCCCGGGCCGCTTCCCGGCCCAGGGTGATCGACACGGCCATCGAGAGAGTGGTCGCTGCCGCGGGTCAGCGCGTCAGCGCTGCGCTCCCCACAGCTTCGCCTCTCGGCGGCCGAGCGGGATCCCCGCACGGTCGCCGTCGCTGACCTTGTCGGCAGGCAGCTCGATCCCGCGGACGTGGCCGATGCCGACCAGGATGCCGCCGCGCGGGAAGTAGGCGAGCCAGTCGATCCTGTGGCGGTGCACCCGGATGACGACCGAGTCGTGCGGGAACACGCGCGTCCTGCCGTCGGGCCGTTCCTGACGGAAACTTCCGTAGAGGAACCGGACGACGCGGGAGTTGTCGTTGCTCACGCGCAGGAGGCCGGGACGGTCCAGCTTGACGACCTCGATCGGGTGCAGCTCGCGGAAGGAGATCGTCAGGGTCGCCGGCACCAGCGTCTCGAAGTCGCAGACGTAGTAGTGGATGACGATGTCCTCGCCGGGGTCGTCACCGGTGGCCACGAACAGCTTGTTGTCCTCGACGCCGGCGAAGTACTCCGCGTCCTCCGGTCCATCATCCACGCGGCAGATGGCGAGCTCGTCGCCATCCGGGTCGGAGTCGTTGGCGAGCACGTCGATCGTCCGGAACTGGTTGGGATACATCCACTTGTGGTCGTCCTGGACGACCGGGGGCGCCGCCGCTGCCGGTGCCGCGAGCGTCACCCCGACACAGGCGGCGAGGGCGAAGACGACGGCGACGGCGCGGAGTCCGCGAGATGCTGGCATGGCGACAACCTAGGTGCCCTGCCACCCGGCCGTCGGGTTTCGACCGAACAGCGCTGGAACTTCTGGCCTAGAACGTGTTCTACTGCGGTCGTGACCGCGAGCCACGACATCCTCGGCAGGACCGTGACCATGCCCGTCGACGTACGCGACGGATCGAGCGCCACGGTGATCTTCGACGTCGCGCTCGACGCCGCCCGCTCCCTCGCCCCGCCCGGATTCGAGGTCACCGAGTCCGCGCCCGGGCGGGCGCAGGTCGCGCTCGCGCTGATCGACTACCGGGACAACGACCTCGGCTCGTACCTCGAGGTCGGCACCATCCTGTTCGTGCGCCCGGAGGGCGGCGGCGAGGACGGGACCTTCATCACCCACCTCCCGGTGACCGAGGAGTTCACCTGCGTGGCCGGCAACCGGATCTGGGGCTTCCCCAAGTCGGTCGAGCAGATCGAGGTGACCAACACCGACACCACCAGCCGCTGGGTCCTCACGATGGACGGCCAGCTCGTCGTCGACGTCACGGTGCCGCGCGGTGGTTCGGACGAGATGCCGCCGCTCCCGATGGCGGCGTACACCCTCATCGACGGCCGCCCGCACGTCACCCGGTTCACCCAGGGCGGGAGCGGCAGCGGAGTGCACCTCGGCGCCGACGTCGCCCTCACCCTCGGCGACCACCCGATCGCCAAGGAGCTCGCCTCGTTGAGCATCTCGCCCGAGTCGGTGGTCCTCAGCACGTGGACCGAGCGGATGCAGGCGCGCTTCGAGGAGCCCGTCCCGCTCTGATGCCTTGGGGGCGAAAGCAGTGATCCCGCCCGGACGCACGTCCTGACGGGATCTCTGACTGGCGGTGGCGGTGGGATTTGAACCCACGGTGGGTTGCCCCACACATCATTTCGAGTGATGCACCTTCGGCCGCTCGGACACGCCACCGCCGGGAAGGTTACCGGAGCAGGTTCGTGTGGTTGAAATCGTGCTGGGAGGACGTTCAGGCCCGGCGGCCCATCATCCCGAGCAGCCGCACGAGCGGGCTCGCGTCGTCCGGCACCGGCACGACCGGACCGAACGCGTCGCCGCGCTGGTCGGCCGTCTCGGGGGTGGAGAACGGCTCGGCGAAGGCCATGCAGGCATGGACGGCCGCATCGTCGGCCTCGAACGGGCGGCCGATCGCCGTCGCCAGGTCCCAGCCGTGGACGACGACCTCGTTGAGCGCGACCGAGGCCGCGATCGGTCCGGGCATCGTGACCCCGCCGGCGGTGGCCTCCCCTTCGTACGCCGCCGGGTCGTCCCACGCCTCCGCCAGGTCGGCCAGGTCCCGGTCGATCCGTTCGCGCCATCCGGGCTCGAGGCGCGAGGCGTCGCCGCTCCCGCCCTCCTCGGAGCCGGGCACCGGCAGCTTGCGCGCCGCACCGGTGAACGCGATCGCGAGGCCACCGATGTGGTCGAGCAGGTCGCCGACCGAGTAGTCCGGGCAGGGCGTCTGCGCGGTGAGCTGGTCGTCCGAGACGGACGCGACCAGGCCGCGGAGGTTCGTGACGGCAGGGACGAGGTCGAGGGTCTCCATCTCCGTGCAGACCTCAGGTCGGGTCCGGACTCATCGGTGAGCCGGACGCGACGTCGAGAGCGCTGTCGGTGGCCGTCGCTAGCGTCCGCCCCATGACGCTCACCCTTGGCATGGTCACGACCGACACGACCGACCCGACAGGGCTCGCGGCTTGGTGGTCCGAGCAGTTCGGCGCAGAGGTTGCCGACCCCTTCGGCGGCACGTTCGTGCTGGTGTCGGGCGGCACCCTCCCCCTCACGGTCGCCTTCCAGCTGGTCGAGGCCCCCACCCCGGGCAAGAACCGGCTCCACCTCGACCTGACCGCGGCCGACCTCGACGCCGAGGTCGATCGCCTGCTGGCCTCCGGTGCTTCGCTGGTCGAACGCAGGGGTGACGAGAACTTCCGCTGGGTCACCCTGACCGACCCCGCAGGCAACGAGTTCTGCGTCGCTGCCGCCTCCGAGACCACAGGACTCGCCTGACCGAGCCGTCCCGACCTCGACCGCGCCACGTGGGCGCGGTCGTCGGTCGGTGACGGGTGGGTCGTCAGTCCTCCGTGGCGAAGGCCGCGTCGAACGCGGCCGCCGGAGCATCGAAAGCGAGCCGGCGTACGAACTCGAGCGCCTCGGGCGCACCCACGAGCCGGTCCATCCCGGCGTCCTCCCACTCCACCGAGATGGGACCGTCGTACCTGATGGTGTTGAGCATCCGGAAGCTCTGCTCCCACGGCACGTCGCCGTGGCCGGTGGACACGAAGTCCCAGCCGCGCCGGGGGTCGGCCCACGGCAGGTGCGACCCGAGCCGGCCGTTGCGGCCGTTGCCGACCTGCCGCTTCGCGTCCTTGCAGTCGACGTGATAGATCCGGTCGCGGAAGTCCCAGAGGAAGCCCACCGGGTCGAGGTCCTGCCAGACGAAGTGGCTCGGGTCCCAGTTGAGCCCGAACGCCGGCCGGTGCCCGATCGCATCCAGCGCCGCGTGCGTCGTCCAGTAGTCGTAGGCGATCTCCGAGGGGTGGACCTCGTGAGCGAACCGGACGCCGCACTCGTCGAAGACGTCGAGGATCGGGTTCCAACGGTCGGCGAAGTCCCGGTAGCCAGCGGCGACCATCTCCTCCGACGCCGGCGGGAACATCGCGACGTACTTCCAGATGGAGGATCCGGTGAACCCGACCACGGTAGAGACGCCGAGCCGCTCCGCGGCGTGGGCGGTCGCCTTCATCTCCTCGGCCGCGCGCCGGCGCACCCCCTCGGGGTCGCCGTCACCCCAGATCCGAGCGGGCAGGATCGCCTGGTGCCGGGCGTCGATCGGGTCGTCGCAGACCGCTTGCCCCTTGAGGTGGTTGGAGATCGTGTAGACGGACAGCTGGTACTTCTCGAGGACGTCGAGCTTCGCGCGGACGTACGCGTCGTCCTCCGCCGCCGCCCAGGGGTCGAGGTGGTCGCCCCAGCACGCGATCTCGAGGCCGTCGTACCCCCATTCCGACGCCAGCCGGGCGACCTCCTCGAGTGGCAGGTCGGCCCACTGGCCGGTGAAGAGCGTGACTGGTCGTGGCATCGTCGTCCTCCTGTTGTCGATCGTTGCTGTCCTGCGATGCGCGGCCGACGCCCGGGACGGAGCGCGCTGCCCCGGGCGTCGACCGCAGGAAGCGGGTAGGTCCGCTCCCTTCGTCCGTTGCCGACCACCGACACCCCGGCCCCCTTGAGGGGCCGCCCTTCGGGGGACCGGGCGCGCTCGACCGCTGGTGCGGCCGGCACACGGTCGGGGTCATGACGGACATCTCCTCATCCCAGCCTCAGAGCTGACTCCTGAGCACCTGGGACAGATCTCTCAGGGCTACCCGCGCCGGAGGGTCCGACGCGTGACCGGCCAGCTCGGTGAAGGCACGGAGCGTCAGGCGCGCCTGCCGCTCCTCGCCCTGGTCATCGGCCCGCTGGGCCGCGGTCAGGAGGCCTCTCATCTCCTGTGCGACCGCGTCCTCGAGGCGGTCCTCGCCCGCCAGCCGGTTGACCAGCTTCCGCCCACCGGCGTAGCTCGCGACGACGTGGAACGCCGTCCGCGTGACCGTGACGTTGCCGGCCTGGTCGGTGACCTTGACGGCCAGCAGGTGCCGACCGGTCAGCAGCAGGATCGCGTCGAGGGTGTACGGCGCGGAGATCACCTGCCCGTCGACCCGCACGACCTGATGGGCGACCCCGGAGGTGGTGTCCTCGGGGGTGATGAGCACACCGCGCCTGGCGGCCACGTGAAGCTCGTCTCCGGGGGTGATCCCGGCCACCGCGACCGATGGTGCCGTGGCGTCGACCTTCACGGTGACCTCTGCCGGCTCCGACTGGTTGCCCTCGGAGTCGGTGGCCCGGAACTCGACCGTGTGCTCACCGTCCTGGTCCACCACCACCGGGTCGGCGTAGGCCCCCCAGTCGCCACCGTTGATGCGGCGCTCGACCTCCAGGGCGCCGGCACCGCCGCTCGCGGTGGCAGTGACGGTCACCGGTGCGCGGTACCAACCGTTCGCCCCACTCGGAGCCTCGGGCGACAGGGTGGCCTCGACCTCCGGCGCCTCCGACTCGCACGGGGTCGCCGTGTCATCGGGGGTGAGCAGGAAGTAGTCGAAGTGTGCCGTCAACGGAACCGCCGCCGCCTGGTTGGCGAGTGCGAACAGACCCATCCGCGGCTCGTTGATGCCGCTGAGCGAACGGGTGCCGTTGACCTCCACGTAGTCCTGGCCGTCACGGCTGTACGACGCGGTCACGTCGAGACCGTTGCTGCTCGACAGGCGCAGCCACACCGTGCTGGGGAAGTCCGCCCCCAGACCTGCGCTGTTGGTCTCCGTGGCGGTCCCGGCCAGCTCGGACGCGAACTGGATGATGTTGGCCGACCGGTTCGGAGTGTTGCTCCGACCCTGGAGGGACAGCTTCATGTAGTTGTCGTCGTCGCCGTACAGGATCAGCCCGGCCTGCTGGTAGGCCCGTTCGGCCTCCAGCGTGACCTTCGTGGTCATCGTGAAGGCACCACCAGGAAGGTGCTGGAGCACGATGTTCGGTGTCTGCGTACCGCCGCTTCCGTAGATGTCGGTCGCCGTCAGCGGGATGTGCAGCTGGCTGTCCGACACCGTCAGCTCCGAGTTCACCCGCACCGAGGAGTCCCAACGGTCCAGGTCGAGCGCGGTGCCCACGAAGTCGTCGGACCGGCCGGTGAAGCAGGTCGGCAGGTCCTCCTGGACGGTGATCGTGACGGTCTTCGTCGACGTCGCCCCGCGGGAGTCGGTCGCGGTGACCTTCGCGTCATAGACGCCGGGCGCCGTGAAGGTGTGCGTCGGGTTGGCACCCTCGGCCGTCCCTCCGTCACCGAACACCCAGTCGAACTCGATCGGGGCGTCCCCGTCCGGGTCGGTCGCATCGGCACTGAACGAGACCTCGAGCGGCGCCGGACCCGACACCACGTCGGCCGTCGCCGTGAGGTCCGGGCGACGGTTCTCGGTCACGCCCCGTCCCTGGAACTCGATCCAGTTGACGTTGGACCCGCCGGCCGTCTGTACGAAGTACAGCGGGCCGCTCTCGGTGTGGTCATCGACGACGTCCGCCGGGATCGTCTGGTAGCTCTGCCACCCACCGGTGTTCGGCACCGCGATCGTCGCGACGACCGGACCGTCGGGGGCGCCGGAACGGACCTCCCAGGTCGCGCCGCCGCCGTTCGGCGACGCCGCTCGCAGGGCGATCGCGTCGATGTTCGTCAGGTTCATGACGTCCCACGCGATCCAGTCGCCGGCCTCGATGAATCCGATGTTCTGGCCGCCGCCCTGAGGGTCGCCCGTCATCTCCGTCGTCACACCGGGATCACCGGTGGACGGCGAGCCTGCGAGCCGACCGGTCTCGTCGAAGAACTCAGCCTCCTTGCGCTTGGTGTGGACGACCACGGTGTCCCGACCGGTCAGCTCGGAGGCACCCTCGGCGCCACCGTCGGTGTAGGTGGCGGTGATGGTGCCGAAGATGTCGGCCCCGACGTGTCCCTCGTCCCCGGCCAGCGGGATCGTGCCCTCGCACCCGTGGTACAGCTCGTAGCCGTGCGAGTGCTCGTCGTGACCGAGCGCCGGCTGGACCACGACGTTCTCGCAGTCGATCTCGCCGTCCTCGGCGTCGGTGACCTCGACCCGGTAGTCCATCGTGTCGCCGAACTCGAAGAACCCGCCGTCGACAGGAGCGACCAACGTGACCTCGGGTGCGGTGTTGCCGACGACGATGTCGATGTTGGCGACGCCGGTGCGGTCCGCCTCATCGGTCACCGTCAGGCGGGCGGTGTAGTCCCCCACGTCGTCGTAGGTGTGTGAAGCCGACTCATCGGTGCTGTCGACCGTGCCGTCGCCGTCGAAGTCCCACGCGTACGTGAGGGACTCGCCGTCGGGATCGGTGGATCCCGATCCGTCGAACTGCACGGTGAGCGGAGCCGGTCCCGAGGTCTGGTCCGCGGTCGCCCGTGCGACCGGTGCCCGGTTGCCCGACACGTAGTCGATCCGGTAGATGCCGGAGTCGGTGTTGTTGCCATTGAAGCCGCTGCCCCACTCGATCAGGTACAGCGCGCCGTCCGGTCCGAACTGCAGTGCGTGCGGACGGGTCATCTCCAGTCCGGGAAGCAGCCGGGTGACGTCGGCGACCTCGGTGTGGTCGTCGTTCATCTGCACCTCGAAGAGCCGGCTGTCGTTCCAGTCCGCCCAGATCGCCTTGCCGTCGAAGTACTCCGGCCACTTGCGGTCCGACGCCGAGTCCTCGTCGTAGGCGTAGGTGCCCGACGTCATCGGCGCGCCGCTCCCGCCGATCTCGGGGGTCCCGGTGGTGGACTTGCCCTGCCACAGGTCGGCCGGGATCGCCGGCGGCAGGTCCACCAGGCCGGTGTTGTTCGGCGAGTTGTTGACCGGCGCCGAGCAGTCGAAGGCGGGCCCAGACGTGCTGGTC includes these proteins:
- a CDS encoding glycoside hydrolase family 13 protein → MSAEPIAIPSHRDRSRDSRRWWRNGVVYQVYVRSFQDSDGDGIGDLDGLRSRLPYLRSLGIDGIWLNPFYRSPQHDHGYDVSDYQAVHSEYGDLVAFDRLVHDAHRLDIKVIIDIVPNHCSVEHPWFTAAVAAGPDSPERARFHFADGRGEYGELPPNNWRSIFGGPAWHRISEPDGSPGQWYLHAFAPEQADFNWANPDVAEHFEDVLRFWLDRGVDGLRIDVAHGLHKLEGLPDHPFAIDDELTGDPINPHAWNQPEVHDVWRRWRALADEYTEETGCERVLVGEVGLLDTAELAAYQRPDELHQCFFFEFLRAPWDAQALSEVIERGLDTVAAWDSPVAWVLNNHDMPRSVTRYGGGSPGVAPGDIDLGSRRARAAALLMLALPGSAYLYQGEELGLPEVTDLPDHVLTDPMFHRTNGARRGRDGCRVPLPWAAGQDSFGFSPVGAHAATWLPQPDWFAHHSVDRQLESGESMLLFYRQAIALRRRVPALSSDRFRWLSTEPGVLAFTRGDGVACIVNCSARPVCAPVGSQLLIGSDPEVGEKLPPHTAGWFVLEVTR
- a CDS encoding Ig-like domain-containing protein; its protein translation is MPASRGLRAVAVVFALAACVGVTLAAPAAAAPPVVQDDHKWMYPNQFRTIDVLANDSDPDGDELAICRVDDGPEDAEYFAGVEDNKLFVATGDDPGEDIVIHYYVCDFETLVPATLTISFRELHPIEVVKLDRPGLLRVSNDNSRVVRFLYGSFRQERPDGRTRVFPHDSVVIRVHRHRIDWLAYFPRGGILVGIGHVRGIELPADKVSDGDRAGIPLGRREAKLWGAQR
- a CDS encoding acetoacetate decarboxylase family protein, producing the protein MTASHDILGRTVTMPVDVRDGSSATVIFDVALDAARSLAPPGFEVTESAPGRAQVALALIDYRDNDLGSYLEVGTILFVRPEGGGEDGTFITHLPVTEEFTCVAGNRIWGFPKSVEQIEVTNTDTTSRWVLTMDGQLVVDVTVPRGGSDEMPPLPMAAYTLIDGRPHVTRFTQGGSGSGVHLGADVALTLGDHPIAKELASLSISPESVVLSTWTERMQARFEEPVPL
- a CDS encoding TIGR03086 family metal-binding protein, whose product is METLDLVPAVTNLRGLVASVSDDQLTAQTPCPDYSVGDLLDHIGGLAIAFTGAARKLPVPGSEEGGSGDASRLEPGWRERIDRDLADLAEAWDDPAAYEGEATAGGVTMPGPIAASVALNEVVVHGWDLATAIGRPFEADDAAVHACMAFAEPFSTPETADQRGDAFGPVVPVPDDASPLVRLLGMMGRRA
- a CDS encoding VOC family protein, coding for MTLTLGMVTTDTTDPTGLAAWWSEQFGAEVADPFGGTFVLVSGGTLPLTVAFQLVEAPTPGKNRLHLDLTAADLDAEVDRLLASGASLVERRGDENFRWVTLTDPAGNEFCVAAASETTGLA
- a CDS encoding sugar phosphate isomerase/epimerase family protein, producing the protein MPRPVTLFTGQWADLPLEEVARLASEWGYDGLEIACWGDHLDPWAAAEDDAYVRAKLDVLEKYQLSVYTISNHLKGQAVCDDPIDARHQAILPARIWGDGDPEGVRRRAAEEMKATAHAAERLGVSTVVGFTGSSIWKYVAMFPPASEEMVAAGYRDFADRWNPILDVFDECGVRFAHEVHPSEIAYDYWTTHAALDAIGHRPAFGLNWDPSHFVWQDLDPVGFLWDFRDRIYHVDCKDAKRQVGNGRNGRLGSHLPWADPRRGWDFVSTGHGDVPWEQSFRMLNTIRYDGPISVEWEDAGMDRLVGAPEALEFVRRLAFDAPAAAFDAAFATED
- a CDS encoding ThuA domain-containing protein; translated protein: MTIITKRTTRARRVLASSLASLVALPLGALAVATALAPAAQAHDGHGETEPFDALVFSKTASFRHGSIPAGIAAIEQLGSDHGFTVDTTEDATAFTDENLAQYEVVIWLSTTGDVLNAEQQGAFERYIENGGGYAGIHAASDTEYDWPWYGELVGAYFQNHPPGTPGATVKVDDHAHPSTSGLPARWDRTDEWYNYQSNPRGDVHVLASLDESSYSGGTMGAEHPISWCRDYDGGRSWYTGMGHTDASYSEPEFLDHILGGIRTAAGVQDADCAATLEGSFEKIALDDNTANPMELAIAPDGRVVYVDRNGEVKVIKPDGAVTTAGELDVYTGQEFGLLGIALDPDFDTNGWVYLYHSPAGAEPIDRVSRFTMEGDTLDLDSETVVIDIPVQRQQCCHAGGALEFDLDGNLYITTGDNTNPFDSGGFAPIDERAGRAAWDAQRTSANTNSLSGKVLRITPLAGGGYDVPDGNLFADGVALTRPEIFAMGFRNPFRIGLDEQTGNILVADYGPDAGSVNPNRGPDGRVEWNILSEPGNYGWPYCVADNTPYSDYNFATSTSGPAFDCSAPVNNSPNNTGLVDLPPAIPADLWQGKSTTGTPEIGGSGAPMTSGTYAYDEDSASDRKWPEYFDGKAIWADWNDSRLFEVQMNDDHTEVADVTRLLPGLEMTRPHALQFGPDGALYLIEWGSGFNGNNTDSGIYRIDYVSGNRAPVARATADQTSGPAPLTVQFDGSGSTDPDGESLTYAWDFDGDGTVDSTDESASHTYDDVGDYTARLTVTDEADRTGVANIDIVVGNTAPEVTLVAPVDGGFFEFGDTMDYRVEVTDAEDGEIDCENVVVQPALGHDEHSHGYELYHGCEGTIPLAGDEGHVGADIFGTITATYTDGGAEGASELTGRDTVVVHTKRKEAEFFDETGRLAGSPSTGDPGVTTEMTGDPQGGGQNIGFIEAGDWIAWDVMNLTNIDAIALRAASPNGGGATWEVRSGAPDGPVVATIAVPNTGGWQSYQTIPADVVDDHTESGPLYFVQTAGGSNVNWIEFQGRGVTENRRPDLTATADVVSGPAPLEVSFSADATDPDGDAPIEFDWVFGDGGTAEGANPTHTFTAPGVYDAKVTATDSRGATSTKTVTITVQEDLPTCFTGRSDDFVGTALDLDRWDSSVRVNSELTVSDSQLHIPLTATDIYGSGGTQTPNIVLQHLPGGAFTMTTKVTLEAERAYQQAGLILYGDDDNYMKLSLQGRSNTPNRSANIIQFASELAGTATETNSAGLGADFPSTVWLRLSSSNGLDVTASYSRDGQDYVEVNGTRSLSGINEPRMGLFALANQAAAVPLTAHFDYFLLTPDDTATPCESEAPEVEATLSPEAPSGANGWYRAPVTVTATASGGAGALEVERRINGGDWGAYADPVVVDQDGEHTVEFRATDSEGNQSEPAEVTVKVDATAPSVAVAGITPGDELHVAARRGVLITPEDTTSGVAHQVVRVDGQVISAPYTLDAILLLTGRHLLAVKVTDQAGNVTVTRTAFHVVASYAGGRKLVNRLAGEDRLEDAVAQEMRGLLTAAQRADDQGEERQARLTLRAFTELAGHASDPPARVALRDLSQVLRSQL